From the genome of Scytonema hofmannii PCC 7110, one region includes:
- a CDS encoding DNA-directed RNA polymerase subunit beta'' — MTMTEKMIFRNRVVDKGQLRNLISWAFIHYGTARTAMMADKLKDLGFRYATKAGVSISVDDLMVPPSKKALLEAAEEEIRATEERYQRGEITEVERFQKVIDTWNGTSEALKDEVVTHFKKTNPLNSVYMMAFSGARGNISQVRQLVGMRGLMADPQGEIIDQPIKTNFREGLTVTEYIISSYGARKGLVDTALRTADSGYLTRRLVDVSQDVIIREIDCGTTRGIPVVAMTEGGKTLIPLSTRLFGRVLNEDVVHPVTGEVIAKRNTSIADELGRKIEKSGINQVMVRSPLTCEAARSVCQHCYGWSLAHGEWVDLGEAVGIIAAQSIGEPGTQLTMRTFHTGGVFSGEVAKQVRAASAGTVRYSKKLRLRSYRTRHGEDAQYVEMNGNISLDVGNGESGVGNRENSSTPNSPLPTPSSIDIAVTQGSTLYVVDGQKVKKGQLLAEVALGGRTTRANTEKAVKDVASDLAGEVKFADVVPEQKTDRQGNTTTTAARGGLVWILSGEVYNLPPGAELVVNNGDTIESNGVLGETKLTTLHGGVVRLPEATPGKGTREIEIITASVVLDNAIVTSQTSQGRNNYLVKTANNQEFHLRATPGTKVQNGQVVAELIDDRYHTKTGGLLKYAGVEVQKKGKAKLGYEVVQGGTLLWIPEETHEVNKDISLLMVEDGQFVEAGTEVVKDIFCQNSGVIEVTQKNDILREVVIKPGEFLMVDDPEAVMGKDGTFVQPGEELLGQVKTELRYIEYVESPEGPALLSRPVVEFPVPDNPDVPATTSVSQQTGRSIQLRAVQRLPYKDSERVKTVEGVELLRTQLVLEIETEAEQDHNASPLAADIELLNDPSDPEIQHLQLVILESLVIRRDITADATQGSTTTSLEVEDGQTIAQGSVVARTQILCKEGGMVRGVQKGTETVRRCLILRTSDLMKINNITSVPTVKPGDLIVEGTEVAPGVFAEESGQVVQVKKVGNGESGVGNRENSGTTPHSLLPTPSYTVTIRIGRPYRVSAGAVLQVDDGGLVQRGDNLVLLVFERAKTGDIIQGLPRIEELLEARKPKEACVLARRSGELKVVYGDGDEAIAVKIIESNGVVTDYPIGPGQNLILSDGQTLTAGQPITDGPSNPHEILEIFFNLGSEDGIYACASLALQKVQTFLVNEVQSVYQSQGIDIADKHIEVIVRQMTSKVRVDDGGDTTMLPGELVELRQIEQVNEAMAITGGARAQYTPVLLGITKASLNTDSFISAASFQETTRVLTEAAIEGKSDWLRGLKENVIIGRLIPAGTGFNAYEETGTIEDYSTDMSSSVLDEVDDPLDMVLDDRTARAYQLETPSTLAGDGFRRTPEKNILDDEDLLLTDVTAIDPEDDLVEEDDYDDGDDDEEDDEDLY, encoded by the coding sequence ATGACAATGACAGAAAAAATGATTTTCCGGAACCGGGTAGTTGACAAGGGTCAACTGAGAAACCTGATTTCTTGGGCGTTCATACATTACGGTACGGCACGCACGGCAATGATGGCGGACAAATTAAAGGATTTGGGTTTCCGCTACGCGACGAAAGCAGGGGTTTCTATTAGTGTTGATGATTTGATGGTTCCACCTTCTAAAAAAGCGCTTTTGGAAGCTGCGGAAGAGGAAATTCGAGCAACTGAAGAACGCTATCAACGGGGTGAAATTACTGAAGTAGAGCGGTTCCAAAAAGTTATTGATACTTGGAACGGTACGAGTGAAGCTCTCAAAGATGAGGTTGTGACTCACTTTAAGAAAACGAATCCCCTCAACTCTGTATATATGATGGCATTCTCTGGAGCACGGGGTAATATCTCCCAGGTGCGCCAGTTGGTGGGGATGCGGGGACTGATGGCAGATCCGCAAGGGGAAATTATTGACCAGCCTATCAAAACAAATTTCCGTGAAGGGCTGACCGTAACAGAATACATTATTTCTTCTTACGGTGCAAGAAAAGGATTGGTGGATACAGCACTACGGACGGCTGACTCCGGTTATCTTACCCGCCGTCTGGTGGACGTATCTCAGGATGTGATTATTCGGGAAATTGATTGCGGTACTACTAGAGGAATTCCTGTAGTGGCAATGACAGAAGGTGGTAAAACCTTGATTCCCCTGTCAACACGCTTGTTTGGACGAGTTCTCAACGAGGATGTCGTTCATCCCGTGACTGGTGAAGTTATTGCTAAGCGGAATACTTCTATTGCCGATGAATTGGGGCGCAAGATCGAAAAATCTGGCATTAACCAAGTTATGGTGCGATCGCCTCTCACCTGTGAAGCGGCAAGATCTGTTTGCCAACACTGCTATGGTTGGAGTTTGGCTCATGGGGAATGGGTTGATTTGGGTGAAGCGGTAGGTATTATTGCGGCGCAAAGTATCGGTGAACCAGGTACTCAGCTGACAATGCGTACATTCCACACAGGTGGTGTATTCTCAGGCGAAGTCGCAAAACAAGTTCGTGCTGCGAGTGCTGGTACTGTTCGCTACTCCAAAAAATTGCGTCTGCGATCCTACCGCACCCGCCACGGGGAAGACGCCCAGTATGTGGAAATGAATGGCAACATTTCTTTAGACGTAGGGAATGGGGAATCGGGAGTAGGGAATAGAGAAAACTCCTCCACTCCCAACTCCCCACTCCCCACTCCCTCCTCCATAGACATTGCCGTTACCCAAGGTTCAACCTTATACGTTGTTGATGGACAGAAAGTTAAGAAAGGTCAATTGCTAGCAGAAGTTGCACTTGGTGGACGCACAACTCGTGCGAATACTGAAAAAGCTGTGAAAGATGTGGCTTCTGACTTAGCAGGGGAAGTTAAGTTTGCGGATGTTGTCCCAGAACAAAAAACTGACCGTCAAGGTAATACCACCACAACAGCCGCAAGAGGTGGTCTAGTTTGGATTCTGTCAGGGGAAGTTTATAACCTACCACCTGGTGCTGAGTTGGTTGTCAACAACGGCGACACTATAGAAAGCAATGGAGTTTTGGGAGAAACCAAGTTAACCACATTGCATGGAGGTGTGGTACGTTTGCCCGAAGCAACTCCTGGTAAAGGGACGCGGGAAATTGAAATTATCACTGCTTCTGTGGTGTTAGATAACGCAATAGTGACCTCCCAAACGAGCCAAGGTCGCAATAACTATTTAGTGAAAACTGCCAATAACCAGGAATTTCACCTGCGAGCCACCCCAGGGACTAAAGTTCAAAACGGTCAAGTGGTAGCGGAGTTAATTGACGATCGCTATCATACAAAGACTGGTGGATTGCTGAAGTACGCAGGTGTGGAAGTTCAGAAAAAGGGCAAGGCGAAGCTGGGTTACGAAGTGGTACAGGGCGGAACTTTGCTGTGGATTCCGGAAGAAACCCACGAGGTGAACAAAGATATTTCCTTGTTGATGGTAGAAGACGGTCAGTTTGTAGAAGCGGGTACCGAAGTTGTGAAAGACATCTTTTGCCAAAACAGCGGTGTCATTGAAGTGACCCAGAAAAATGACATCTTGAGGGAAGTCGTCATCAAACCAGGAGAATTCCTCATGGTAGACGACCCGGAAGCAGTTATGGGCAAAGACGGCACTTTTGTTCAACCTGGTGAGGAATTGCTAGGACAAGTGAAGACCGAGTTGCGGTACATTGAGTACGTAGAATCACCAGAAGGACCAGCACTTTTAAGCCGCCCTGTGGTAGAATTCCCCGTACCAGACAACCCTGATGTGCCAGCTACGACATCAGTGAGCCAGCAAACAGGACGTTCGATTCAACTGCGGGCAGTGCAGCGTTTGCCTTACAAAGATTCCGAACGTGTCAAGACGGTTGAAGGTGTAGAATTACTCCGAACTCAACTGGTGTTGGAAATCGAGACCGAAGCAGAACAAGACCACAACGCTTCTCCGTTAGCCGCTGACATTGAATTACTGAACGATCCCTCTGACCCAGAAATTCAGCACTTGCAACTGGTGATTCTGGAATCCTTAGTCATCCGTCGCGACATCACGGCGGATGCTACCCAAGGTAGTACCACGACGTCACTTGAGGTGGAAGATGGACAAACCATCGCTCAGGGATCTGTTGTTGCACGTACCCAAATCTTGTGTAAAGAAGGTGGTATGGTGCGGGGCGTACAAAAAGGAACGGAAACAGTTCGTCGTTGTTTGATTCTGCGAACAAGCGACTTGATGAAAATAAATAACATCACGAGTGTGCCAACAGTTAAACCGGGCGACTTAATCGTCGAAGGCACAGAAGTTGCTCCTGGAGTGTTTGCTGAAGAGTCCGGACAAGTTGTACAGGTGAAAAAAGTAGGAAATGGGGAATCGGGAGTCGGGAATCGGGAAAACTCCGGAACCACTCCCCACTCACTACTCCCTACTCCCTCATACACAGTGACTATCCGTATTGGTCGTCCTTACCGAGTCAGTGCTGGTGCAGTGTTGCAGGTGGATGACGGCGGATTGGTACAGCGCGGTGATAACTTGGTGTTATTGGTGTTTGAAAGAGCTAAAACTGGAGACATCATCCAAGGTTTGCCGAGGATTGAGGAACTTCTGGAAGCTCGTAAACCAAAAGAGGCGTGTGTTTTAGCACGTCGTTCTGGAGAACTCAAGGTAGTTTACGGTGATGGCGATGAAGCGATCGCTGTGAAAATTATTGAATCCAATGGTGTTGTGACAGATTATCCCATTGGACCCGGACAAAACCTGATTCTCTCAGATGGACAAACACTGACTGCGGGACAACCAATCACTGACGGTCCGTCAAATCCTCACGAAATTCTGGAAATTTTCTTTAATCTCGGTTCTGAGGATGGAATTTATGCTTGTGCAAGTCTGGCTTTGCAGAAAGTGCAAACGTTCTTGGTGAACGAGGTTCAATCGGTTTATCAATCCCAAGGTATTGACATTGCGGACAAGCACATTGAAGTGATTGTTCGCCAGATGACATCGAAAGTGCGGGTGGATGATGGTGGTGACACCACAATGCTTCCTGGGGAATTGGTGGAATTGCGCCAAATCGAACAGGTCAACGAAGCTATGGCTATCACTGGTGGTGCAAGAGCACAGTATACTCCTGTATTGCTAGGTATTACCAAAGCATCTTTGAACACCGACAGCTTTATCTCCGCCGCGTCCTTCCAAGAAACCACAAGAGTCTTGACTGAGGCTGCTATTGAAGGTAAATCGGACTGGTTGCGCGGTTTGAAGGAAAACGTCATTATCGGACGACTGATTCCAGCCGGTACTGGGTTCAATGCTTATGAGGAAACAGGTACCATTGAAGATTACTCTACTGACATGAGCAGCAGTGTCTTGGATGAAGTTGACGATCCACTTGACATGGTTCTTGACGATCGCACAGCCCGTGCTTATCAATTAGAAACACCATCCACTTTAGCAGGGGATGGATTCCGACGGACTCCAGAGAAGAACATTTTGGATGACGAGGATTTGTTGCTGACAGATGTGACTGCGATCGATCCTGAAGACGACCTTGTGGAAGAGGACGATTACGACGACGGCGATGATGACGAAGAAGATGATGAGGATCTGTATTAG
- a CDS encoding DUF4276 family protein, which yields MKELSYTLLSDGSSDKALMSILTWLLREHQVECAIQSTWADLRRLPKPPKTLLPRIINALDLYPCDLLFIHRDAEKEPREKRVAEIREAIEEAMKESVVVPPTVCVIPVRMQEAWLLFDETAIRNAAGNPRGHQSLQLPLIATLEQIPNPKDILHKLLCEASGLTGRRLKQFSVHERVHRLAELINDFSLLRTLPAFQALEVEIAQVIQEQGWGLQSKDN from the coding sequence ATGAAAGAACTTTCTTACACGTTGCTGTCAGATGGTAGTTCGGACAAAGCACTAATGTCAATCTTGACCTGGTTATTACGAGAGCATCAAGTTGAATGTGCTATCCAATCTACTTGGGCAGATTTACGACGCTTACCCAAACCACCCAAAACTCTCTTGCCACGAATTATTAACGCTTTAGATCTCTATCCCTGTGACCTCTTATTTATCCATCGTGATGCAGAAAAGGAACCACGCGAAAAACGTGTGGCTGAGATCCGAGAAGCAATAGAAGAAGCAATGAAAGAATCAGTGGTAGTACCCCCCACTGTTTGCGTTATTCCAGTTCGTATGCAAGAAGCGTGGCTATTATTTGATGAAACCGCAATACGGAACGCTGCAGGAAATCCTCGCGGTCATCAGTCATTACAATTACCATTGATTGCAACACTTGAACAAATACCCAATCCAAAAGACATTCTTCATAAACTTCTATGCGAAGCCAGTGGATTAACAGGTCGGAGACTAAAGCAATTTTCAGTTCATGAACGCGTTCACAGATTAGCAGAACTTATAAATGATTTTTCTCTATTAAGAACTTTACCTGCTTTTCAAGCTTTAGAAGTTGAGATTGCACAAGTTATTCAAGAGCAAGGTTGGGGTTTACAATCAAAAGACAATTAG
- a CDS encoding AAA family ATPase — MLTRLKVSGFKNLVDVDVRFGPFTCVAGANGVGKSNLFDAIRFLSAIADCPLIEAALSVRDEGGRTADVRSLFHRVGDEYVNEMSFEAEMIVPYEGIDDLGQKAEASITFLRYTIILAYRTDDSLRSFGSLEILREELVHINLGDAKKNLLFPHNVEWRKSAIKGRRTSSFISTEDDKGKTVIKLHQDGIKGKPLHRLAMNLPRTVLSVANAAESPTVLLARREMQSWRLLQLEPSALRQPDAFTSPTKLDMDGSHLAATLYYLAKFSKNHLANGVSDNEAEARVYSQVANRLAELIDDVGEVGIDRDERRELLTLIVTGSDGTSHPARALSDGTLRFLALAVLELDPQAQGLLCLEEPENGIHPERIPKILKLLQDIATDVDEPIGIDNPLRQVIVNTHSPSVVMQVPDDSLLVAELKEMVRSEQRFQRVSFGCLPDTWRQKAPEGVNVVPKNKLLAYLNPVILNETEADGHGKTENFQQSQAKHSKKRRVVDREDLQPLIPGFPSL; from the coding sequence ATGTTAACTCGATTAAAAGTTTCTGGATTTAAGAATTTAGTTGATGTCGATGTTCGTTTTGGACCATTTACTTGTGTAGCAGGTGCTAATGGTGTTGGCAAATCTAATTTATTTGATGCTATCCGGTTTTTGAGTGCGATCGCTGATTGTCCTTTGATTGAAGCGGCTTTATCAGTACGCGATGAAGGAGGTAGAACAGCTGATGTACGTAGCTTATTTCATCGTGTTGGCGATGAGTATGTGAATGAAATGTCCTTTGAGGCAGAAATGATTGTGCCTTATGAAGGGATCGACGATTTGGGGCAAAAGGCAGAAGCTAGTATTACTTTTCTTCGCTACACCATAATCCTTGCCTACCGAACAGATGATAGTCTTCGTTCTTTTGGATCACTAGAAATTCTTAGAGAAGAGTTAGTTCATATAAACCTTGGTGATGCCAAAAAAAACTTACTGTTTCCTCATAATGTTGAATGGCGCAAATCTGCTATTAAGGGAAGACGAACTTCGTCATTTATTTCAACTGAGGATGACAAAGGTAAGACAGTCATTAAGCTACATCAAGATGGTATCAAAGGAAAACCCTTACATCGACTAGCAATGAATCTTCCCCGAACTGTACTTTCTGTTGCTAATGCTGCCGAAAGCCCAACAGTGCTGCTAGCACGAAGAGAAATGCAATCCTGGCGTCTACTTCAACTAGAACCTTCAGCATTACGTCAACCAGACGCATTTACATCTCCAACAAAATTAGACATGGATGGCTCTCACTTGGCTGCAACACTCTATTATCTGGCAAAGTTCAGCAAAAACCATTTAGCAAATGGAGTATCAGACAATGAAGCAGAAGCACGGGTTTACAGCCAAGTAGCCAATCGTTTAGCAGAACTCATAGATGATGTGGGTGAAGTAGGTATAGATCGGGACGAACGCCGCGAACTCTTAACATTAATAGTAACGGGTTCAGACGGCACATCTCATCCAGCAAGGGCTTTATCTGATGGAACTCTGCGCTTTTTGGCATTAGCGGTTTTGGAGTTAGACCCCCAAGCACAAGGGCTTTTATGTTTAGAGGAGCCAGAAAACGGCATTCACCCAGAACGGATTCCAAAAATACTCAAGCTACTTCAAGATATTGCGACTGATGTTGATGAACCCATTGGTATAGATAATCCACTGCGTCAAGTAATTGTGAATACTCACTCGCCATCTGTAGTGATGCAAGTACCTGATGACAGCTTATTAGTTGCTGAATTAAAGGAAATGGTACGTTCAGAACAGCGCTTTCAACGAGTATCTTTTGGTTGTTTGCCTGATACTTGGCGACAAAAAGCACCGGAAGGAGTCAATGTTGTTCCCAAAAACAAATTACTTGCCTACTTGAATCCAGTCATACTTAATGAAACAGAAGCTGATGGTCATGGCAAGACAGAAAATTTTCAGCAATCGCAAGCAAAGCATTCTAAGAAACGCCGAGTTGTTGATAGAGAGGATCTTCAACCATTAATCCCTGGTTTTCCCTCTCTTTAA
- a CDS encoding ATP synthase F0 subunit B yields MLRPKQPSIEPNHNGGNPLSEEYPNGISYDGDTTPTGSVDLGQELNRLEEMILSGFNIPLTRCTLVDEDKLLDQLDFIRLSLPEAFQEAAGVLQEKEEILLQAEEYGQQIVDAAQAKRAQILDESDILRQAERESEQLRQQVQQECEAMMQETLEEIDRKRRACQQEIEEMRRAAVAEAEAIEQGADEYADNVLENIEQQLQEMLRIIRNGRQQLYPDNSKSRNSLPPKKK; encoded by the coding sequence ATGCTACGCCCAAAACAACCAAGTATCGAACCAAATCACAACGGAGGCAATCCCCTCTCGGAAGAGTACCCCAATGGAATCTCCTACGACGGAGACACTACGCCAACAGGAAGCGTAGATCTTGGGCAGGAACTTAACCGCTTGGAAGAAATGATTCTTTCAGGTTTCAATATTCCGCTAACGCGATGCACGTTGGTGGATGAAGATAAGTTGCTCGATCAGCTCGATTTCATTAGGCTTTCTTTGCCTGAAGCTTTTCAGGAAGCAGCTGGAGTCCTCCAAGAAAAGGAGGAAATCCTCCTACAGGCAGAAGAATACGGACAACAAATTGTTGATGCCGCCCAAGCCAAAAGAGCGCAAATTTTGGATGAAAGCGACATCTTGAGGCAAGCAGAACGAGAATCTGAACAACTGCGGCAACAAGTGCAACAAGAGTGTGAGGCGATGATGCAAGAGACTCTTGAGGAAATCGATCGCAAACGACGCGCTTGTCAGCAAGAAATTGAGGAAATGCGACGGGCTGCAGTTGCAGAAGCTGAAGCGATTGAACAAGGTGCTGACGAATACGCTGACAATGTTTTGGAAAATATCGAGCAGCAACTTCAAGAAATGTTACGAATCATTCGCAACGGACGCCAACAACTGTATCCAGACAACTCAAAAAGTCGCAATTCTCTCCCTCCCAAAAAGAAATAG
- the coaD gene encoding pantetheine-phosphate adenylyltransferase, producing the protein MIAIYPGSFDPVTLGHLDIIQRGCRLFERVVVAVLRNPNKMPLFTVQKRLEQIRLATQHLTNVEVDAFDGLTVKYAQMREAQVLLRGLRAISDFEVELQMAHTNKTLSHHIETVFLATSNEYSFLSSSVVKEIARFGGSINHLVPPHVALDIYQCYAQNNQVSNQITTEAIPSRKSTPMESPTTETLRQQEA; encoded by the coding sequence GTGATTGCCATCTATCCCGGAAGCTTCGACCCTGTCACTCTAGGACATCTTGACATTATCCAACGCGGTTGTCGGTTGTTTGAACGGGTTGTTGTAGCTGTATTGCGGAATCCTAACAAAATGCCTTTGTTCACCGTCCAAAAACGCTTGGAACAGATTCGTCTTGCAACACAACATTTAACTAACGTCGAAGTAGATGCTTTTGATGGTCTCACCGTCAAATATGCCCAAATGCGAGAAGCTCAAGTCCTCCTTCGGGGTTTGCGAGCCATTTCTGACTTTGAGGTAGAGCTTCAGATGGCTCATACTAATAAAACCCTTTCTCATCACATAGAGACAGTTTTTCTAGCAACATCCAACGAGTATAGTTTTTTAAGTAGTAGTGTTGTAAAAGAGATTGCTAGGTTTGGCGGCTCTATAAATCATCTTGTTCCCCCGCACGTTGCCCTTGATATTTACCAATGCTACGCCCAAAACAACCAAGTATCGAACCAAATCACAACGGAGGCAATCCCCTCTCGGAAGAGTACCCCAATGGAATCTCCTACGACGGAGACACTACGCCAACAGGAAGCGTAG
- the lgt gene encoding prolipoprotein diacylglyceryl transferase produces the protein MIPDFFTLPLAFQFTSPGPILVRIGPLVIRWYGFLIASAVLIGVSLSQYLAKRRDVNPDLLSDLSIWLVLGAIPAARLYYVLFEWSEYAQHPERIIAIWQGGIAIHGAIIGGVIAALIFAKLKRVSFWQLADLVAPSLILGQAIGRWGNFFNSEAFGSPTNLPWKLYIPEGRRPPELAEFKYFHPTFLYESLWDLAVFALLITLFFRSLSGKPSLKIGTLSLIYLAGYSLGRLWIEGLRTDSLMFGPLRIAQIVSLLGIIVGLAGLAWLYVAKRHLPDISDQ, from the coding sequence ATGATACCGGACTTTTTCACTTTACCATTGGCGTTTCAATTTACTTCACCAGGCCCTATTCTGGTGAGGATAGGACCATTGGTTATCCGTTGGTATGGCTTTTTGATTGCTTCAGCCGTTTTGATTGGCGTTAGCCTTTCTCAATACCTGGCAAAGCGCCGCGATGTAAATCCCGATTTACTCAGCGATTTATCAATATGGTTGGTACTTGGGGCTATTCCTGCGGCAAGATTATATTACGTTTTGTTTGAGTGGTCAGAGTATGCCCAGCATCCAGAACGCATCATTGCCATTTGGCAAGGAGGTATCGCCATTCATGGCGCAATTATTGGTGGCGTCATAGCAGCATTAATCTTTGCCAAACTCAAACGAGTTTCTTTTTGGCAACTGGCAGATTTAGTTGCTCCTTCATTGATTCTTGGTCAGGCAATTGGACGCTGGGGAAATTTCTTTAACTCAGAAGCTTTTGGCAGCCCTACTAATTTACCTTGGAAACTGTACATTCCAGAGGGTCGGCGTCCTCCAGAACTAGCCGAATTTAAATACTTCCATCCTACCTTCTTATATGAATCTTTATGGGATTTAGCGGTATTTGCCTTACTGATAACGTTGTTTTTTCGGAGTTTATCAGGCAAACCTTCTCTAAAAATCGGTACGCTATCTTTGATTTATTTAGCAGGATATAGTTTGGGACGTCTTTGGATAGAAGGTCTTCGGACTGATAGTCTGATGTTCGGTCCATTGCGAATAGCACAAATCGTCAGTCTACTCGGAATTATTGTGGGGCTAGCTGGGTTAGCTTGGCTCTATGTAGCTAAACGACATCTACCAGATATCAGTGACCAGTGA
- the cobM gene encoding precorrin-4 C(11)-methyltransferase yields the protein MRESTVLLGDDKKLMPVEPAVYIVGAGPGDPELLTVKAQKLLAAADVVLFADSLVPPQMLQLCRDDAEIVRTANKTLEEILPIMVERVRSQKSVVRLHSGDPSLYSAIHEQMNLLAEANIPFEVIPGISAFQAAAAKLKLELTVPGLVQTIILTRISGRTEVPATEELATLAAHQASLCLYLSARHVEEAQAKLLEHYSVETPVAICYRLGWSDERILVVPLNQMAEYTHKEKLIRTTLYVISPALSQTKGRSRLYHPEHTHLFRH from the coding sequence ATGCGTGAATCTACTGTCCTTTTAGGCGACGACAAAAAACTTATGCCCGTAGAACCAGCAGTGTATATTGTAGGAGCCGGTCCTGGAGATCCTGAATTACTCACAGTTAAAGCACAAAAATTGCTTGCAGCGGCTGATGTGGTTTTATTTGCTGATTCTTTAGTGCCGCCACAGATGTTGCAGCTTTGCCGAGATGATGCTGAGATTGTTCGTACTGCAAATAAAACTTTAGAAGAAATTTTACCAATCATGGTAGAACGGGTGCGATCGCAAAAATCTGTTGTGCGCCTTCATTCAGGCGATCCCAGTCTCTACAGCGCGATCCACGAACAAATGAACCTTTTGGCAGAAGCGAACATTCCTTTTGAAGTTATACCGGGTATCAGTGCTTTTCAAGCTGCCGCCGCCAAACTCAAATTGGAACTGACTGTTCCCGGTTTAGTTCAAACAATTATACTGACGCGTATCAGTGGACGTACAGAAGTCCCTGCGACAGAAGAACTTGCAACCCTCGCCGCCCATCAAGCTAGCCTTTGCCTGTACCTAAGTGCGCGTCATGTTGAAGAAGCCCAGGCCAAGCTACTGGAACACTATTCAGTAGAAACACCCGTGGCAATTTGCTATCGTTTGGGATGGTCTGATGAGAGAATTTTAGTTGTACCCCTCAATCAAATGGCAGAGTATACTCACAAAGAAAAATTAATCCGCACGACTCTTTATGTCATCAGTCCCGCATTATCACAAACAAAAGGACGTTCTCGTTTATATCATCCCGAACACACTCATTTATTTCGACACTAA
- a CDS encoding phenylpyruvate tautomerase MIF-related protein has product MPLIKVQTSVSTPAKTEIETLLKNLSAKLAKHTGKPESYVMTAFETEIPMTFGGTADPVCYIEIKNIGTMLPQQTKDMSQDFCQEINQALAVPQNRIYIEFADSRATMWGWNGMTFG; this is encoded by the coding sequence ATGCCGCTTATCAAAGTTCAAACTTCTGTATCAACTCCTGCAAAAACTGAAATTGAAACTCTGCTCAAAAATTTATCAGCCAAGTTAGCTAAACACACAGGCAAACCAGAATCCTATGTCATGACAGCTTTTGAAACCGAAATTCCCATGACATTTGGTGGTACAGCAGATCCCGTTTGTTACATAGAAATAAAGAATATTGGAACAATGCTGCCACAGCAAACTAAGGATATGAGTCAAGATTTTTGCCAGGAAATTAATCAAGCATTAGCTGTGCCTCAAAATCGAATATATATAGAGTTTGCTGATTCTAGGGCTACAATGTGGGGTTGGAATGGCATGACCTTTGGTTAA
- a CDS encoding SET domain-containing protein-lysine N-methyltransferase codes for MVKIEVNTTAKGTGLITTSAVRKGEVFHRITKYKRVNQPTYTSVQIDLDTHIEESILGKLNHSCNPNLIINTTALECVAARDIEPHEELSFFYPSTEWEMDKPFVCMCGSPQCVRIVAGARYLSLDILSLQFINRHIRHKALSCLEAKVFKKDVIVETIDTFRAETGALSLSVTKA; via the coding sequence ATGGTAAAAATTGAAGTCAATACTACTGCTAAAGGAACTGGACTAATTACAACCTCAGCAGTGAGAAAGGGTGAAGTCTTTCACAGGATAACAAAGTATAAAAGAGTTAACCAACCTACTTATACAAGTGTTCAAATTGATTTGGACACACACATTGAAGAGTCAATACTTGGCAAACTCAATCACTCGTGCAATCCTAATCTGATTATAAATACTACAGCTTTAGAATGTGTTGCAGCACGGGACATTGAACCTCATGAGGAACTCAGCTTTTTCTACCCCAGTACGGAGTGGGAGATGGATAAACCTTTTGTCTGTATGTGCGGTTCACCACAGTGCGTGCGAATTGTTGCTGGAGCCAGATATCTTTCTTTGGATATTTTAAGCTTGCAATTTATCAATCGCCACATCCGCCATAAGGCTTTGAGTTGCTTAGAAGCAAAAGTGTTTAAGAAAGACGTCATTGTTGAAACAATAGATACTTTTAGGGCTGAAACAGGTGCCTTGTCTCTATCTGTTACAAAAGCTTAA